CGAGACCTCTTGCATCGCCAATGACCTCGTACTTCTCCTCCAGCTCCTTGAGGTACCTGTGGAGGTAGTCGCCGACCTCCTGGACGTGCGGGAGGAGCTCCTTGACTATCTCGACGACCTCAAGACCTGCGGCTATGGCAACCGGGTTGCCGCCGAAGGTCGAGGCGTGCCTGCCCGGCTTGTCGAAGGCTATATCTGCCCTGTGGACGACACCCGCTAGGGGAATTCCGCCGCCAATGGCCTTGCCGAACTGGATGGTGTCCGGAGCTATGCCAAAGTGCTCGATGGCCCAGAACTTTCCGGTTCTTCCGACACCCATCTGAACCTCGTCGTCGGCGAGGAGTATGCCGTAGTTGTCCGCCAGCTTCTTGAGCTCCTTGAAGAAGTTCTTCGGCGGGACGACGTAGCCGCCCTCACCCTGTATCGGCTCGAAGACTATGGCTCCAACCTCCTCGGGCGGGACGTGTCTAAACACGTACTCCTCGATGAACTCTATAACGCGGTTGACGAGCTCGTCCGGCTCGGCGTAACCGTCGATGTGCCAGGGGTTCCTGTAGGGGTTCGGGTAGGGTATGTGCTCGACTCCCGGCATTGTCGGGAAGAACCTGTCCTGCTGAACCCACTTGCTCGCTGTAAGGCTCAGAACGGCCTGGGTCCTGCCGTGGAAGGCGTGGTAGAAGGCGATGAACCTCTTCCTGCCGGTGCCGTACTTGACGAGCTTCATCATGGCCTCGTTGGCCTCGGCACCGCTGTTCTGGTAGACAACCTTCTTCGGGAAGTCGCCGGGGGCGAGCTCGGCGAGCTTGTTGGCGAGTGTTATAGCGTTCTCGTAGAAGAAGTCGTTGAGAGCGAAGTGGGTGAACTTCTCGGCCTGCCTTTTTATCGCCTCAACGACCCTCGGGTGGGTGTGGCCGACGTTGAGGACGCCGACGCCGCTTCCGAAGTCGTAGAGGACGTTTCCGTCAACGTCGTAGACGAGGATTCCATCCCCGTGGTCGATGACTATCGGGAGCGTCTCCGGGTCCTGGGTTGTGTAGGCGAGGGCTTCAAAGTTTTTCTCTATGATCTCTTTGGCTTTAGGCCCGGGGAGTTCTTTAACGTTCGGTCTAACCACCATCTGCATCACCGGTGGAAGATTGTGCTTCCCCTATATAAGTCTGTGTTCATCAATGAACATCTTTGACCGAAGAATTTTCGAGGAATTTGGGAAATAGTTGGCACTGTTAGTATCTTGAGACTCCGATGGGCTTTTAAGAGTTGAACCGAACTTTAATGGGTGGTGAGGTTGGCTGGAATCGATGAGAAAGTTCTTCACGATTACCTCCATGACATCGATGTTCTGTGCTCCATGGATTTTAAGATAACCCCTGCGCTCAGCCAGGAACTCTCCGAAAAGCTGAAAACTACCAACGCAAGGAAATACGTTGAGCTTCTCCCCCACAGCAAGCCGGAGGTTCTCCTATCGGAGTTTCTCTTCAAGCCGATTCTTGGTATCATTGGTGTGGAGTTCAGTCCAGAGGTAAGGCTCGACGAGAGGGGATGGGTTGACTACGTCTTCAGGAAGGGGGTTACCAATCCAGTCGCCGTTGAGCTGAAGGCAATGCACAAGACCAGCGGTAAACGGGTCAGGCTGGAGGAGCTCTACAGGAAGCTCAGAGAGGAGTTTGAGAGGACGAGGGATAATCAAATCGTCAAGTACCTCCGCTCCGGCATCGTTGATTACGTCGTGCTCACCAACCTTGAGGAGGTTTACTACTTCAACAGGGAGGCTGTGATAGAGTTCGAGCCGTTCCACAGGGAGAGCTTTGAGGAGTTCATCCGGGATTTAATAAGCATCGAAGACCTCTGGGAAGTGGCGAGGAGAAAGGAGGATAAGACACCAAAGCAGAATCTCGATAAGGAGTTCTTCGAGGATTTAAAGGGGTGGCACAGGGCGCTGTTGAAGCTCCGCTGGAAATCCGACAACCCAAGCGAGGCTATAGTGCACCTCATAAACAAGTTCATCTTCATAAGAACCCTTGAGGACTACGGTCTGATACCATTCCGCTTTGTTAGAGACGCCTACGAAGAAGCTGAGAGGAAGTGGTCTCCCAAGGGTGCGAAGAAGGTTTTGGAGGTCTTTTTCCGTGAGATAGACGACTGGTTCTACCTATACTACGACACGGAGCTCTTCCAGAAATCGGTTCTGGATTACCTCGAAGACGATAAGGAGAACATCGAGAGCTTTGACAAAAGGCTTCGCCTGATCCTCGGCCTTAAGGGCTGGGGTGGGATGTTTCAGAGGGGCCTGCTCTACTACAACTTCAGGCAGATAGATGAGGACATCTTTGGCAAGGCATACGAGACGTTTTTAGCGGAGCGGAGGAAACAGCAGGGGATATACTACACGCCAAAGGAGATAACGCAGTACATGGCCAAGAGGCTGGTGGACGAGCTTTTTGGCCCCATAAAAGACCGGCTCCTCGAAGTTCTGAGTTCTGCCCAGTTCGATGAGGATAGAGCTTGGGAACTCGCGAAAAGGCTGGTCAGTATTGCGATAATAGACCCCGCCTGTGGCTCCGGCTCGTTCCTGATAAAGGTTCTTAGGGAGATTTACAGGGTCTACGACGAGATAGAGGTCAAGACGAGATGGGCAACGGACATGAGCAACATCCTGAGCGAGCCCGAGGATATAAGAAAACGCAAGGAGGCGATAAGGAGGATACGGGAGTTCCTCGGCTTCGAGAGGAACGGTCACAGGAGAAAACTGCTCTCGCTGATAATCCTCCGCCACATCTACGGCGTTGACCTCGACGAGAGGGCCATAGACGTCGCCAAGGTGAACCTATGGAAGGAAGCTGTAAAGCTCAGCCCCGGGGACTTCCGCTACACCAACCTGAAGGAGAGCGGACATATCCTCCCTGACCTTGAGATGAACCTCATAAACGGGAACTCGATAGTATCCCTACCGGACGATGAGGTCGTTGAGCTGATGAAGGAGTTCAAAGAGGACATAAAAGCCCTCTGGGAGAAGAGGAAGGCCTACCTCAGCGACCCCCTCAACCCCGAAGTGCTTGAAGGCATGGCCGAGATAAAGGCCCGGATAAGGCAAAAGCTCGTCGAGAAGATGAAGGAAAACGGCTGGGACTTTGAAAAACCTCTTTTCTACCCCCTGGAGTTCTTCTTCCTGTACTTCGGCGAGGACGGCGAGCCCCTACCTAAAGAAGGGCGGGGCTTCCACGGGGTCATCGGCAACCCGCCGTGGGAGAACATAAAGCCCCAGTCGAAGGAATTCGCGGCCATGCACCCGGAGATATTCGGCGAGGTAAGCAAGTTCAGCATCGAGGGGCCGAAGTTCAAGAGGCTCTTCAAGGAAAAGCTGAAAGACCCCAAAGTTAGGGCCCTCTGGGAAGACTACAAGGGCAGGATAGAGAGGCTCTCCGATTTCATACGGAACCGTTACAGCCTCTACGGCAAGGGGGACTTGGCGTATCAAAAAATCTTCCTCGAAAGGGCGATGGAGCTGTCCAAAAGAGCCGTGAACCTCCTTATTCCCTCCAACTTCCACACCGACGAGGGTGCAATGCTCCTGAGAAAGGAAATTTTTGATAAGTACTGCCTCAAGGAGCTGGTCTCCTTCGAGAACCGTGGCAACGGCTGGTTCAAGGACGTGGATTCGCGCTTCAAGTTCGACATAGTTTTCTTCACGAAGGAGAAGTGCAACAAACCGTTCAAGGCGGCCTTCTACGTTACGAGGAAGGACTACGAGGAATGGCTTGAGAAGAACGGCGGAACCTTCGAGGACTTTATCAGCTCGACAACCTTTGACTATCCCGTTGAGCTTATACCCAAGATGTCGCCGGACGTTCTTGGCGTCGTGGAGTTCAGACGGAAGGAGGACGTCTCCCTCGTTCAGAAGATAAGGGGCGACTGGAGACTCCTGAGGGAGCACGGCTGGGACATCAAGAGCGAGTTCCACATGACCAACGACAACGACCTCTTCAACACCTCCGGAAAAGGCTTAATCCTATACGAGGGCAAGATGATACACCAGTACGAGCCCTTCTTTGCCGGGCCAAGGTACTGGGTTGAGGAGCCAAAGGGCAGGGAGAGGCTTTTGAGCAAGGAGCTGAGCAGGGTTAAGAAGTTCCTCAAGGCCGAAGGAGAGCGCCTCGGCCTAAAGGGTAAAGCCCTGAGAGAATTCATAAACGAGAACTTCGAGCTGGCGAGGGAGAACTTTGAAAAAGGGATTTTCAAGCTCGACTACGAAGAGTACAGGCTGGCTTACAGGGCGATAGCATCTTCAACTAATGAAAGGACATTAATAAGTACCGTCCTTCCAAAGAAGGTCTTCACGGGAAACTCCCTCAACTACTTCAAGCCCTTCCGCTACGTCATAAAAGATGGAAAAATTGTTCAGGAAAGGATACCTTACGAAGAAGTCCTTTACCTCATAGCCCTCCTAAACAGCTTCGTTCTGGACTACTACATACGGCAGAGGGTCTCTGCAAACCTCAATATGTTCTACATATACGAGCTCCCTGTTCCAGAGGTTGAGCCTGAACTCAAGTTACGGGTCATCGAGCTCGCCTTCAGGTTGCTTTACAGGAAAGGCCACTATGACGAGATGGCGAAGGAGCTCGGGTTAAGGGCCGAAGAAACCACCGACGAAGACGAGCGCAGGGAAATAAGGGCCGAGCTTGAGGCGGTAATAGCGAGGGACGTCTTCGGTCTGACGAGGAGGGAAATGGAGTACCTGCTCTCAACGTTCGTCTACGGCAACCCGGACAGAAAGCTGATGGAGATGATACTTGAGGGGATGTGAGCCGGCTGGCCTCTTTTGTCTTTATTTTCGATAAAAACCATGGGGGAATAAAAGAAACTCGGAGGTCACTCCACGACCTTTGAGTTCCACTCCTCAAGGAGCTCCTTGGCGGAGTTTGCGGCGATAGCACCCTGACCCACAGCCACAGCAATCTGTTTGAAGACGTTGGTTATGTCTCCAGCTGCAAAGATGCCCTTCACCTTGGTGCGCATGTGCATGTCCACCGGGATGTAGCCGTACTCGTCGGTTATGCCGAGGTGCTTGACGAAGTCCGTCTTCGGCTCGTAGCCGATGAATATGAAGACCCCATCGACCTTCATCTCTGTCTCTTCCCCGGTTACGCGGTTCTTCAGCTTCACTGCCTCGACCTTGTTCTCCCCGATTATCTCGGTCACGACAGTGTTGAGTATCGTCGGAATGCCGCTCTCCTTGAACCTGTCCTGGAGTATCTTGTCCGCCCTGAACTGGTCGCGCCTGTGGACGAGGGTCACGTCAACGCCTATGCTTTTCAGATACAGTGCCTCCTGTAGTGCCGTGTTTCCGCCGCCCACAACGATGACCTTCTTGCCCTTGAAGAGCGGGCCGTCGCAGGTGGCGCAGTAGGAAACGCCCCTTCCGGTCAGCTCCTCCTCTCCAGGGACGTGGAGCTTTCTCGGCGCGGCACCGACCGCTATGATTATCGTCTTCGCTTTGTACTCCTTGCCGTTCTTGGTTCTGACCGCAAATTTGCACGGACCCTCGTAGTAGGCGCACTCCGTGGGGTCTATCCTCTCGACCTCGTCGAAGACTATATCAACGCCGAGGTTCTTGACCTGCTCGTGCATCCTGCTGGTCAGCTCGGAACCGCTTATCTGGAGGAAGCCGGGGTAGTTCTCTATGAGATCCGTTAGGGCCATGTTTCCTCCGAGGTCCTTGCTGAGTATCAGGGTCTCAAGGCCGAAGCGTTTGGCGTATATCGCCGCGGTAAAGCCTGCTGGGCCGGCACCGATGATCAGCACGTCCCAGGTCTTGTTCTCGTATTCACCCCCGCGTGAAAAGCCACCAAGGCTGAACATCTCTCCCACCTCCGGTTCTTAACCTTGGGTTGAATATTTAAAAACATTGCCACCCGAATTTGGGTACTCAGACCACAACCTCGGCCCTGATAGTCCCTTCGGGAATCCCTTCTGAGGGCTCGACCCTGAGGATTGTTGAGTCATGGACGTCCTTTCCGAAGGGGACATCTAACGTTAGCTCCAGCGTATACTCGCCGTGTCCCTCGATGAAGACCTTTCTCCCCAAGAGTTGGGCAAAGTGTCTCGGATCTGTTGCTTTTCTGTGGCAGATTATCACCAGCTTCTCCCTCAGGAACTCCTTCCGGAACTCGGTGCTTTCCCGTGTCTCGGCGAGTTTCTCAACGACTTTTGGTTTCTTTGTTTTCAGCTCAATCCTCGCTCCCCTGCACTTCTGCACCGTAGTGTAAAGCTTCCCGGAAAATCCCCATTCGTTCAGCTCAATCCTTGCGTGGGCGAATTCCATATCCTTCGAGACCTCCAGGGACCCCTTACCGATCTCAAAGTCATAGGATGGAATTATGGGTACAATCAGGATGTCCTTGAATTCAGGCTCGGTGATGAGATATGCGGGCACGTCTATTAGTGCCTCCTCGTCCTTCCCCATTATCAGCGTAAACCTCTCCGGTTTCAGCTCTATTTTCTCCCCTTCAAATTCGCTCCTCCCGGTGAACTTCCGGTCGACGTGGTAGCTTCTGCTCCTGCCGGAGCTCGACCAGTATCCCCTGAGAGTTAGCCTTCCCTTGACGAGCATCATCCTCCTCGGAAGGATTAGCGTATTCTCCCTTATCTCTATCTTTTTTAGCAGCTCTTCGGCAGTTCGTTTCGCGTTTTTCTGCTGGACGTAGCCAAGGAGAAGTGCCCCCACGATGATGGCAATTATCAGAAGGAAAAAGATAATCCCCGGATCCATGAGACCACCAAAGACGGTTGTCCCTGTGGAAGGATAAATCTTTTCCCTTCAGACCAGCGATACCTCCCGGTCTAGGAGGAGGTGCAGGGTGTAGCCGCTGAAGGCGGCGAAGCCGACGTAGAGTCCCTCACCTCTCGCCATGCTCAGGCCGTACTCCACCATTATGAAGGCCAGAGCGCCGTATATGGCCGCGAAGAGCAGGGAGTGGACTATCCCTCTGTGCTTGGGCATTATCACAGTGAAGCCGTACCATGCTATGACCCCTGCCAGCGTCCCAACTCCCCACGCGGCGGCAACGTTGAGAGGCTCTCCCCCGAGGTTTATGGAGCCAAGGCTCTGCATGAAGACGGCGCTCCCGACTGCTACAGCTACTATCGGCTTCGTCCCGCGGTGTATCAGGGCGTTGGGGTGGTCCATGTCGGGCAAATCCGCCCCCAGGACGTAGAGGGCGTAGCCTATCACCATGGCGAAAGTGCTGATGGTGAATGGTATTCCCGCGTAATCCCTGAGCACGAAGGCGATAAAAACGGTGAGCGGGTAGGAAACTATGCCGCTCAGGAGGTGGGCGTCGTAGTTCGGCATTGCCCCTCACTCTTCGCTCTCTTCCGTCTCTTCGCCCTCTTCAAGGAACTTCCTCACGTACTCAGGAACCTTGTAGTTGCCCTTGGGGTCCCCGACCAGAAAGCCCAGCCTTATTAACTCGTTGAGCTGGTCGTAGACCTGTATTCCCGGCCGCTTAACCACCTTGGCTATCTGAATGTAGCTCACCGGTCCGCCGTTGAACTCGTGGACTATCGCCTCCACCAGGTCCTTGTAGTCCTTCGGAATCCTCGTCAGGTATTCTTCGAGGCTCTTCGGCTCCTCAAGGATGGTCGTGACAACATAGTCATCTATCGGGTCGAACTTGTGTTTGGCAGCCTCACTCAGGACGTAGTGGAGGAGCCTTAGAATCTGCCTCGGGTTGCCCTTCCCGAGCTCGTGGATGAGCTTTACCGCCTCTTCCGTGAACGGGTACAGCGGATCGTCGGTGTCCCGTGTCCTCACGAGGTTGAGCCTTTTCTTGACGAGCTCGTAGGCTTCATCCAGGCTCATCGGGCGGAGCTTGAACTCGTAGTGGAGGCGCATGAAGAAGGCCGGGAAAATCCTGGAGTACTCCTCATATGCCTCGGGAACGCAGGCAAAGGCAACGATACAGCCCTGGGGCATGTTGCTGATGAAGTGCCTGAGCATCTCAAAGAACTGTATTTTCTCCCTCTCGCTCGCTGTCTGCATGTTCTCCAGCTCGTCCAGGAGGAGGGCGCAGTAGGGATATTTCCCCATCTGCTCGGTCAAAAGCTCTGCTATGTCCCTGCTCTTGTACTCGTCCCTGTCGCTCAGCATCTTCTCAAGCCTGTCTATGAAGCCGAGCTTCCTTGATAGGTTTTCGAGGAAGATGTTCGTCCTGCTCTTCGGCGGCTTGAGGGCGTAGAAGATGTCGCGCGTGAGCTTGAGGATGTCGTTCGTGTCAACCTTAACGTAGATGGCCTTTCCCCTGTTCTCCTCTATGGCCTTGGCTATGGTCTTGAGCCTCTGGGTCTTGCCCATCCCGAGGGGGCCGACTATGCTCAGCGCTATGGAGCTCTTGTTGCCTATTACTTCAGACACTATCATCTGGATGCGCATGTCTATTTCCTGATAGACGTGAATGCTCTCGACGTCGGCTATTCCCTCACTCGCAAGCTGCTCAAAGGGGTTTCGAGAAAGACCGTAAACTTCGTATGACTGGTAGGGATAAAGCTTAAGGCTACTCGCTCCCATTTTAACCCACCGCATAGTTTAGGAACGCGAAATATAAAAACTTGTCCATCGGTGAGCGGAGATGACGATTCTTCTCGTTACGGCACCCCAGGGGAGGGAAGGCGACGCGATACTTGAGCTTGAATGGGCTCTGGAAAGGGTTCGGGTTAAGGGAACGGACTGGAGGGGGGTTCTTATAGCCGAGACGCCCCTGCCGAAGGGAGAGGCCCTTGAGAAGCTTAAGAACTTCGAGACCCAGGCGATACAGCGCGTTGTCCCCCTCCACCTCATCGTCCCCGCCAGGTGGGATGAGATTGAAAGGGCCGTCCTTGAAGTGGCGGAAAGAATAGACGGCACCTTCGCCGTCCGCGCCAAGGTCAGGGGAAACAAGGGGCTGTCCCAGAGGGAGCTTGAAGTAAAGCTGGGTTCGCTTATAGTGGAAGCCTTCGGCCTAAAAGTCAACCTCAGCGACCCGGACTACACCGTCGCCGTCGAGGTGCTGGGGAAAAAGGCCGGAATCGGGCTGGTGATGAGGGGCGAACTGCTCCGCTTTGATGTGGTGGAGTGAAACCTAAAATAGGATGACGTCCAATTCATATACATGAACTTCAGGCATGTTTCGTACATCGTTGTGGCGCTGGTGGTGGCCTCGTCCCTCCTTCTCATCCTCAAGCCCTACCTCCCCTGGAGGGGGGTGGGCGAGACCATTTCTGGGGAGGCCATAGCCCTGCCGGAGCCCAGGTTGGACTCAGAGGTCAGCGTCGAGGAAGCGATAGCGAGGCGGAGGAGCATACGCTCCTACAGGGACGAGCCCGTAACCCTTGGCCAGCTCTCCCAGCTCCTCTGGGCGGCACAGGGAATAACGGCCCAGCGAACCAAGTTTCGGGCATCGCCCAGTGCGGGGGCGACGTATCCCTTCGAGGTCTATGTGGTGGCAGGGAACATTGAAGGTCTTACCCCGGGCGTGTACCGCTACGACCCGTTCAACCACACCCTCGTGTTGGTGAAGACCGGCGATTACAGAAAAGCCCTCCAGGATGCCGCCCTCGACCAGCGGTGGGTTGGGGATGCACCCCTCAGCTTAGTCCTCGTGGCCTTCTATGAGAGGACGACCTCCAGATACGGTGAGCGTGGGGTGAGGTACGTCCACATGGAGGCGGGGCACATAGGCCAGAACATATACCTCCAGGCGACTGCCCTGAACCTCGGAACCGTCGCAGTCGGTGCCTTCTACGACGAGGGTGTTGCGGAGATACTGGGAACGGAAGGTGCCCCCCTTTACATCTTCCCGGTGGGTGTTCCAAATGGTTAGCTTTGACCACTACACCCTTGGCTACCTGAGCTTTGCCCTCATGAGCCTCGCCATGCTGAGCGGGGCGTTTATCTTTATCTCCAAGCGCAGGGATGCCTGGATAAAGGTTCACATCGTCATCAGCATCGTTGCCTACATTGTGATGGCCCTTGCGATATGGCTCGTTAGATGAACCTAAAGCTTATTTAGGCGAGTGCCCTATCGCTGTTCGATGGAAATGTACGACGTCAACGAGGTAGTTGAGTTCCTCTCAAGGCTGAACTACAGGGAAGCGCTGGCCTACTGGATAGAGGGTGAGAAGAAGGAGGCGAGATTTTACCGCGAGCTCGCCAGACGTGCGAGGAACCTTGGTTTGGGCGAGGAACTGGTGGAAACCTTTGAGAAGCTGGCCGAGGATTCTCTGAACCATGCATCGGAGCTTGAGATGAGTTTCAGGGAGACCTACGGGGAGGTTCCGGGAAGCGACCTTCCGCCCATTGAGGTTCTCCCGGTTCTCGATGAGCTTGAGCGGGCTGACCAGCTTCCCGAGGTCATCCGCGCTGCAATGGAAAGCGAGCTGATAGCCCACGAGTCGTACAGGCTTCTCTCCGAGAAGGCTGACGACCCCGAGCTGAGGAAGCTCTACTCCAAGCTTGCCGATGTTGAGTGGGGCCACTACGAACTGCTCCGCCAGAGGTATCATGAATTGGTAAAGGAAAAATCCTGAAATCTCGAAATCCGATTCAAAAGGTCCTCCATTTTTGATATATCCTTTGAGAAGCAGCTGATTGTTTCAAACGCCTTTTATAGACGGTTGTGCCAAAGCCCGTATAAAACCTCCCGGGTACATTGGGTTGAGGTGAGTGAGATGGTTGATCTTGAGGGTGTCTCTCTCCTTAGGGAGCTTCCCCTGAAGGAGCTTCTCGCTTACTGGATATCCCTTGAAGGGGATAAGGCCCTTCTCTACGAAAAGCTGTCTGAGAAGGCGAAGGGCATGGAGATTGAGGGTGCCGTCTGTGACATGTTCAAGCTCCTCTCTCAGGAGGCGAGACGGCACGAAAGAAAGCTCAGGAACCTTTACACCCGGAACTTTGAGGGGGATATCCCCACAGTTAACGGGCCCTCATTGGAGGAGCTCTCCGACATAAGGGAACTTGAGAGTGAAAACGACGTGTTCGCGGTCCTCAAATGTGCCCTTGAGCTTGAGGAAGTCGCGGAGAAGATATACTCAATTCTGGCGGAGAAGGCCGACGACGAAACGATGAAGGCGGTGTTCCTGTACCTGGGCTCGACGGAGAGGCTCCACGAAAGGGCTGTGGAATCCCTCATCAGGGATTACAGGTACCACAATGGAATAAAAGAGGGTGTGAAGGCTTAGCTCACGCTAGCCTTCGGACTCCACTGCCTCCTTCACTTCTTTTTTGAAGAGCTCCTTCGCCTCCGGTGGCTCCTCGATGAGGTTGTCGCTGTACTTGTCGTAGTCGGCTATGAGGAACTCCTCGCTCATCCTGAGCGCCTTAACGGCCTTTTCCTCGCCGGGGAACTTCTTGCCGGGGCAAACGTCAACACAGAGGGCGCAGAACATGCAGCGCGAGACGTAGTGCCGTATCTTCTTGAGCTCCGGAATCCACTCCATGGCATCCGCCGGGCAGACCAGGATGCACAGCCTGCAGCCGATGCACCTCTCGGGGGTGTAGACCAGCTTGCCCCTGAAGTCCTCGGGAACCGGGACCGGCGGGTTTATCTGGACCTCTCCCTTTTGGACTTTTTCTATCAGCTCCGTTACGTTCGCCGGAGCGTGCTTGACGGGGAAGGGATTCGTGGCCGGCTTCTTAACGAGCTGCTTTAGGAGGACGAACATCATCTTGTTGACCATGCTTCACACCCCCAGCCATACCAGCACGAGTCCCACGAGGGCGATTATGTTGACGTAGACCCAGAACACCCTGGATGCCTGCTCTATCCTGAACCTGGCGAAGGACGTCCTGACCAGCGTTATGGCAAGCAGGTATATCACCAGCACCTTGAAGAGGAACCACAGCGCCTCTATTACATAGTACGCTGTTCCGGTGAGACCCAGGTTCAGTATGCTCGTCAGCGTGAACGGGAAGAACAGCACGACCTCTAAGGCAGCCATGGCGAAACCCCTGACGGCATCGGAGAGGTAGAACAGTGCCAGGTTCCTCCCGCTGTACTCCGCGAGCATACCCTCACATATCTCCGTTTCTGCCTCTGCTATGTCGAAGGGCAGCTTCGCCAGCTCCGCAGGTGTGACTGCCAGAAGGGCTATTAGAAGTAGCAGCACTCCCATGGCAGCGAGCGGACCCGCGACGCCCCACACCGGTGTGCTCGCTATGGTGGTCAGTGAGAAGCTCCTGTAGAGCATGGCGAAACCCACTATAACCGTAGCCAGTGGCATCTCGTAGCTCATCATGAGCACCATTTCCCTCTGCGCACCCACCGATGAGAACGGACTGCCCGAGGCAAATCCGCCTATGGCCATTGCGAGGGACTGCAGCGTGAGCAGGTAGAGTATGACGATTAAGTCTCCGTAGCCCTCCAGCGGGGCCTTGAGCACTCCGAAGGGTATGTAGAGAAGCAGGGTCATCGAGGCCGCGAAGGAAACTATCGGCATTGCGTTGAATATCCATGCTATCGCGTTCTCCGGAACGACGGTCTCCTTGAGGAGCAGCTTTCCGACGTCCCAGAAGGGCTGTCTTATGGGCGGGCCTATCCTGGAGGTCAGCCTCGCCGAGAAGCGTCTGTCTATACCCTTGTAGACCAGCCCGAGGAAGACTCCCAGCACGGGGAAGGTGAACGCGTAAATGAGGGTCTCGGGGGTCATTCTCTCACCCCCAGCTCGTCCTTAATCCTCTTTGTTTTCTCAACCGCCTTCCTGTGGAGAGTCGCCGGGTCGATTATCCTGCCGTCCTCGTCCCTCACGACAGCTATCCTGTCGTTACAGCACATGCACGGGTCGATGTAGGCCACGACTATCGGTATGTCCGCCACCTCGGCGCCGAGGAGAAGCGGAGCCCAGGTGTTGATGTTGTTGTAGCTCGGTGCTATGACCTTCCAGACGGATGGTCCGTCCCTCTTTCCGTCGAATTTGATGTAGTGGATGACCTCACCGCGCGGTGCCTCGTGGGCTCCGATGGCCTCGCCCTGGGTTCTCCTTATCTTTGCAAGGAGCGCCACGTAGTTTGGAATTGCCATCAGCTTGCCCTCGGGCATCTCATCGAGGCAGTATTCGATGATGTCAAGGCTCTGGTCTATCTCGTAGAGCCTCACCATGGTGATGTCGTATGCGTCTCCCCTGGCCTCTCCGACGATGTCCTGCGGAACCACCGCGCGGACGTCTATGTCGGCGTATGCGTCGTACGGTATGTCCTGCCTGATGTCCATCCTTACTCCAGCGGCCCTTGCCACCGGCCCGACGGCGTTCAGCTCAAGCGCCATCTTCTTGGAAAGCTGGG
This window of the Thermococcus thermotolerans genome carries:
- a CDS encoding THUMP domain-containing protein; its protein translation is MTILLVTAPQGREGDAILELEWALERVRVKGTDWRGVLIAETPLPKGEALEKLKNFETQAIQRVVPLHLIVPARWDEIERAVLEVAERIDGTFAVRAKVRGNKGLSQRELEVKLGSLIVEAFGLKVNLSDPDYTVAVEVLGKKAGIGLVMRGELLRFDVVE
- a CDS encoding SagB/ThcOx family dehydrogenase, which encodes MNFRHVSYIVVALVVASSLLLILKPYLPWRGVGETISGEAIALPEPRLDSEVSVEEAIARRRSIRSYRDEPVTLGQLSQLLWAAQGITAQRTKFRASPSAGATYPFEVYVVAGNIEGLTPGVYRYDPFNHTLVLVKTGDYRKALQDAALDQRWVGDAPLSLVLVAFYERTTSRYGERGVRYVHMEAGHIGQNIYLQATALNLGTVAVGAFYDEGVAEILGTEGAPLYIFPVGVPNG
- a CDS encoding ferritin-like domain-containing protein, whose product is MEMYDVNEVVEFLSRLNYREALAYWIEGEKKEARFYRELARRARNLGLGEELVETFEKLAEDSLNHASELEMSFRETYGEVPGSDLPPIEVLPVLDELERADQLPEVIRAAMESELIAHESYRLLSEKADDPELRKLYSKLADVEWGHYELLRQRYHELVKEKS
- a CDS encoding ferritin-like domain-containing protein, with protein sequence MVDLEGVSLLRELPLKELLAYWISLEGDKALLYEKLSEKAKGMEIEGAVCDMFKLLSQEARRHERKLRNLYTRNFEGDIPTVNGPSLEELSDIRELESENDVFAVLKCALELEEVAEKIYSILAEKADDETMKAVFLYLGSTERLHERAVESLIRDYRYHNGIKEGVKA
- a CDS encoding 4Fe-4S dicluster domain-containing protein gives rise to the protein MVNKMMFVLLKQLVKKPATNPFPVKHAPANVTELIEKVQKGEVQINPPVPVPEDFRGKLVYTPERCIGCRLCILVCPADAMEWIPELKKIRHYVSRCMFCALCVDVCPGKKFPGEEKAVKALRMSEEFLIADYDKYSDNLIEEPPEAKELFKKEVKEAVESEG
- a CDS encoding respiratory chain complex I subunit 1 family protein — its product is MTPETLIYAFTFPVLGVFLGLVYKGIDRRFSARLTSRIGPPIRQPFWDVGKLLLKETVVPENAIAWIFNAMPIVSFAASMTLLLYIPFGVLKAPLEGYGDLIVILYLLTLQSLAMAIGGFASGSPFSSVGAQREMVLMMSYEMPLATVIVGFAMLYRSFSLTTIASTPVWGVAGPLAAMGVLLLLIALLAVTPAELAKLPFDIAEAETEICEGMLAEYSGRNLALFYLSDAVRGFAMAALEVVLFFPFTLTSILNLGLTGTAYYVIEALWFLFKVLVIYLLAITLVRTSFARFRIEQASRVFWVYVNIIALVGLVLVWLGV
- a CDS encoding hydrogenase large subunit; protein product: MAKTQYYVPVGPIHPALKEPIRVEARVEGEKIVEVDVKRGFAHRGIEYMGMKRNAIQTLYLSERICGICSISHPYAFVVTAEKALGIEAPPRAQYIRTIIGELERIHSHILWLGVVAHEMGFDSLLFWTWKGRERLLDILELLTGNRINYSVFMIGGVRRDIKESHVKAIKDMISYYRIFNKEMKEVFLSDPVYKARTRGVAQLSKKMALELNAVGPVARAAGVRMDIRQDIPYDAYADIDVRAVVPQDIVGEARGDAYDITMVRLYEIDQSLDIIEYCLDEMPEGKLMAIPNYVALLAKIRRTQGEAIGAHEAPRGEVIHYIKFDGKRDGPSVWKVIAPSYNNINTWAPLLLGAEVADIPIVVAYIDPCMCCNDRIAVVRDEDGRIIDPATLHRKAVEKTKRIKDELGVRE